In Carnobacterium sp. CP1, the following are encoded in one genomic region:
- a CDS encoding DUF6884 domain-containing protein codes for MFIIPSGKPKIWDKVPDAGAVSAKTAYTGTFHKLCTDYATTFGPNYLILSPYYGFLRPDDLVSHSYDVRFTVKGVGPDTIPVSKLKEQWIELAIEEDDQITLLGGKKFIHLMDEITDRNVIFPLIGLGGIGLMQKALKEAVHQQKPLN; via the coding sequence ATGTTTATTATCCCTAGCGGCAAACCCAAAATATGGGATAAAGTACCGGATGCGGGTGCCGTTTCAGCAAAAACGGCTTATACAGGAACTTTCCACAAACTTTGCACAGATTACGCCACAACGTTTGGTCCTAATTATCTGATTCTTTCACCTTATTACGGTTTTTTAAGACCCGATGATCTTGTTTCACACTCTTACGATGTTCGATTTACCGTAAAAGGCGTCGGTCCAGATACGATACCAGTGAGCAAGCTGAAGGAACAGTGGATTGAACTGGCTATAGAAGAAGACGATCAAATCACTCTATTGGGCGGCAAGAAGTTCATTCATTTAATGGATGAAATTACTGACCGTAACGTTATTTTTCCTTTGATCGGTCTTGGCGGAATCGGCCTGATGCAAAAAGCTTTGAAAGAAGCTGTTCACCAGCAGAAGCCTCTCAACTGA